A single genomic interval of Zingiber officinale cultivar Zhangliang chromosome 4A, Zo_v1.1, whole genome shotgun sequence harbors:
- the LOC121973721 gene encoding abscisic acid receptor PYL4-like, with protein MPCAPAAAACVDRHHHHQSGGGDCGAALLPHRCTGHSVPAAVARHHDHSVGPQQCCSAMMQCVAAPLAAVWSVVRLFDRPQTYKHFVKSCSVVAGDGSVGTLREVRVVSGLPAATSTERLEILDDERHILSFRVVGGIHRLANYRSVTTLHPREAGHGGGTVVVESYVVDVPPGNTAEETRVFVDTIIKCNLQSLARIFAGSGASPTMAGEQPRNQIPI; from the coding sequence ATGCCTTGTGCTCCGGCGGCCGCCGCGTGTGTCGACCGTCATCACCACCACCAAAGCGGAGGCGGAGACTGCGGGGCGGCGCTGTTGCCTCATCGGTGCACGGGGCACAGTGTGCCGGCGGCCGTGGCGCGGCACCACGACCACTCCGTGGGACCACAGCAGTGCTGCTCGGCGATGATGCAGTGCGTCGCCGCGCCGCTGGCAGCGGTGTGGTCTGTGGTCCGGCTCTTCGACCGGCCGCAGACGTACAAGCACTTCGTTAAGAGCTGCAGCGTCGTCGCGGGCGACGGCTCCGTCGGCACCCTGCGCGAGGTGCGCGTCGTCTCCGGCCTGCCAGCCGCCACCAGCACCGAGCGCCTCGAGATCCTCGACGACGAGCGCCACATCCTCAGCTTCCGCGTCGTCGGCGGCATCCACCGCCTCGCCAATTACCGCTCCGTGACCACCCTCCACCCGCGCGAAGCCGGCCACGGCGGCGGCACGGTGGTGGTGGAGTCGTACGTGGTGGACGTTCCGCCTGGGAACACCGCGGAGGAGACGAGGGTGTTTGTCGACACCATCATCAAGTGCAACCTCCAGTCGTTGGCGAGGATCTTCGCCGGCAGCGGTGCGTCGCCGACGATGGCGGGAGAGCAACCACGTAATCAGATACCAATATGA